In Geotrypetes seraphini chromosome 11, aGeoSer1.1, whole genome shotgun sequence, the genomic window CTCCATACATGCGaacagccataagaacataagaattgccgctgctgggtcagacctatagtccatcgtgcccagtagtccactcatgcggcagccctctggtcaaagaccagcgccctaagactagccctacctgcatacgctctgattcagcaggaacttgtctaatttcgtcttgaatccctggagggtgttttcccctatgacagactctggaagagcgttccagttttctaccactctctgggtgaagaagaacttccttatgtttgtatggaatctatcccctttcaattttagagaatgccctctcattctccctaccttggagagggtgaacaatctgtccttatctactaagtctatccccttcagtccttgaatgtttcgatcatgtcccctctcaatctcctctgtttgagggagaagaggcccagtttctctaatctttcgctgtatggcaactcctccagcctcttaactatcttagttgctcttctctggaccctttcgagtagtactgtgtccttcttcatgtacggcgaccagagcTGGTCGCAGTATtgcaggtgagggcgcaccaacCACCAACTTAATGCCTGTGctggctttggcgctctctctgacgtcacttcctaggcgcgggacccAGAAGTAACGTCAGATAGTGCCCCTGGAAGCTGACGTggacagcaagttggtggctgctcgcgctgaagttaaaaaggtacgggaatggagaggaggaggggtgcctacGCACTgagcaagatggcacccagggcagaccgccctcccccccttactatgccaatggtgccaacatttcaaaatgtctgggtatgctaaacatatatacagtataaagtAGCCCTCCCTGGACAAGATGCAGAAGCTTGCTTAATACCGAGACGCTCAGGATCCATGAAGCTGGCTCTTGCATGGGAAGAGACCCGAAGTTCGGCGGAGGGCAGCACTTTATTGTTTTGTTCGGTCACGGTTATGAGGGAAGGAAGGACTGGAGAGAGAAATTCTACCTTTACAAATTTGTTCCCACAAGCTCTTCGACCCCGGGGCTACGTTGTCTCTAGCCATGTTcggaccgcctcatccaaacagCCGGTGGAGGTTGCTAAGCAACCGCTCCACGCTGAGGGCGATTACCCAGAAGGGCTCGGGAGCCGGCGTCTTTGCGCACGTTGCCCTCACGCACGCCTCCACTTCTTCCGGgtcaaagctgtgtgtgggagcACATGTGGTCTACATGAGAAAGGTCCGTGCGGTTTACATTTTGGTCAGTGTTATATTAGTTGCcaatatattttatttgtttacagATTCGTAGAGTGATGCGGCAATATTGCGGATTGCATCTTGGTGTTTTATGTTTTGGCCTTTAAATTGTATTGAATTAGTCAATCAAACTGAAAGTGTGTCAGTACGTGTTCACAGGGATGATAAAAGTTTGAAAGAGGCTCTGATAAACTAACCAATTTATTGAAGCATAACCTTTCAGATTCCAGATCAACGTGGTTAGGCTAGCTGATGCTACCTGCATCGGCCAATTCTGGAACCATAAAGTGTTTCCTGTAAATTTGgtaatgaaagagaaaaaaatcatCACTAACGTTTGCCACACTCTGTATAATGCTTCTTATATTATATACGCACCTATCTCTGGTACTCTTGCTTGAGACATTTTTAATAGATGTTTTTAAATACATaataaatgtgttaaataaaatctttgaaaaccAATAGTAAAAAAGTGGCATTAGCACGACCTTGCACCTGGGGCTGGTGGCTCCAGGCCAGGGATTGTTGTTGTAAAGCAGAGCTTTCCATAGCAGTCCTGGGGATCTCCATTGAGTTAAGTTTCAGGAAGGATACCCAAAACAAATATGTATGAAATAACTGTATGTACTGGAGATCCAGTACATGAAAATTTATCTCATCCATCCAtactcattgtgaatatcctgaaaacctgacttgaagTGGAGTCCCCAGTACAGGACTGAGAAGCTCTGCTCTAGTGTCTGGGATAGAGCAGGTTGTAGAACAATAAGAAACATAGCTTTGGTAATTATGAACAAAAGCTCTTGAAGCAACAGCTCTATGGTTACTGGTTCTGATTGAACTGGAAGTTCAAATAAACTACAGAAACCTGGCCAGGTCAAACCTACtgcttaaaaaataaattatatgttATATTTAGCTGGTTTTAGTACTGTGGAAGTTAGCTGATAGACTTCTATTTTCCAGAATGGCAATTGTGTCGGAAAAGGCTCAAAGCACTTATGAAGAACcaactcagaaaaaaaagaaaataaaaagaataactgAAATGAAAGAGGACTTGCACAATGCAGCATCATACCAATTTAAGCATAAATCCAAGAAAAAGGATCCTATAATCAAGAAAGAGGAGCCAGAATGTGATGATATCGTTGCAGGAGGTCTTTCcctgaaaaataaattgaaagagGAAGACTTATCAGGAAAACCAGTGGTTCTAGAATATTATAATCCTGAGTTAAATGCCTTGGAGTCCGTGAGAAAGAAATACAAAACTAAACaagcaaaaaagaagaaacagaagaATATTTCTAGTGAACTAATAACAGAGGATCCTGAGGAAGATCAAGGAATTTTCACCAATAAGATGTCAAACAACATCTCAGAtagaatgttacaccaatttaaGCATAAATCCAAGAAAAAGGATTCTGTAGTCAAGAGAGAGAAGCCAGAATGTGATGAAGGTCTCACTGGAGGTCTTCActtgaaaaataaattgaaagagGAAGACTTTTCAGCAAAGCCAGTGGTTCTAGAATATTATGATTCTGTGTTAAATGCATTGGAGTCcatgagaaagaaagacaaacctaaaaatgcaaaaaagaagaaacagaagaATATTTCTAGTGAACTAATAACAGAGGATCACGAGGACGATCAAGAAATTTTCACCAATAAGATATCAAAGGTCATCTtgaaaaaggaaggggaaagagcTGTTGCTAAGGGCCATGAACCAGTGCAATTGATAAAAAGCAAGAAAGATAaagaaaccaagaagaaaaaaatgaaaaccaagaagaaagaaaaactttGTCAGGATGAAGAAGGCAAATGTTCCTCACTGACAGAGATTTCAGAGAGAATGACTGTAGACCAGGCACAGGACTCTGAAATGAAATGTGTTAAAAAGAAGAGTAAAAAAGCTGCTGGGTCAAGAGATGGCATGGCCACCAGTGATGGTGTCTTGGGAGCAAATAATCAAATGGATGAAGGCAAAGAGATGaggcataaaaa contains:
- the KNOP1 gene encoding lysine-rich nucleolar protein 1 isoform X1 — protein: MAIVSEKAQSTYEEPTQKKKKIKRITEMKEDLHNAASYQFKHKSKKKDPIIKKEEPECDDIVAGGLSLKNKLKEEDLSGKPVVLEYYNPELNALESVRKKYKTKQAKKKKQKNISSELITEDPEEDQGIFTNKMSNNISDRMLHQFKHKSKKKDSVVKREKPECDEGLTGGLHLKNKLKEEDFSAKPVVLEYYDSVLNALESMRKKDKPKNAKKKKQKNISSELITEDHEDDQEIFTNKISKVILKKEGERAVAKGHEPVQLIKSKKDKETKKKKMKTKKKEKLCQDEEGKCSSLTEISERMTVDQAQDSEMKCVKKKSKKAAGSRDGMATSDGVLGANNQMDEGKEMRHKKRKRRVTDELGKCSSLKEISERMTVDQAQDSEMKCDKKKSKKTAGSRDGMATSDGVLGANNQTDEGKEMRHKKRKRRVTDELGKCSSLKEISERMTVDQAQDSEMKCDKKKSKKAAGSRDGMATSDGVLGANNQKDEGKEMRHKKRKRHVINEAGKCSSLKEISERMTVNQAQDSEIKCGKKAAGSRDGMAISDGILGANNQTDEGKEMRHKKRKRRVTDIMDETNALKTKKQRKEVVEEESATEGLFTKFGQWSTASFENPDQQMKFFKLMGGLKKSSLPASLSPVEKKANMALDKTGEQKLERNLQTEFDKAQNLKQQRGAGLGFQPKTNQIFYIDKTMSRSIKFD
- the KNOP1 gene encoding lysine-rich nucleolar protein 1 isoform X3 is translated as MAIVSEKAQSTYEEPTQKKKKIKRITEMKEDLHNAASYQFKHKSKKKDPIIKKEEPECDDIVAGGLSLKNKLKEEDLSGKPVVLEYYNPELNALESVRKKYKTKQAKKKKQKNISSELITEDPEEDQGIFTNKMSNNISDRMLHQFKHKSKKKDSVVKREKPECDEGLTGGLHLKNKLKEEDFSAKPVVLEYYDSVLNALESMRKKDKPKNAKKKKQKNISSELITEDHEDDQEIFTNKISKVILKKEGERAVAKGHEPVQLIKSKKDKETKKKKMKTKKKEKLCQDEEGKCSSLTEISERMTVDQAQDSEMKCVKKKSKKAAGSRDGMATSDGVLGANNQMDEGKEMRHKKRKRRVTDELGKCSSLKEISERMTVDQAQDSEMKCDKKKSKKTAGSRDGMATSDGVLGANNQTDEGKEMRHKKRKRRVTDELGKCSSLKEISERMTVDQAQDSEMKCDKKKSKKAAGSRDGMATSDGVLGANNQKDEGKEMRHKKRKRHVINEAGKCSSLKEISERMTVNQAQDSEIKCGKKAAGSRDGMAISDGILGANNQTDEGKEMRHKKRKRRVTDIMDETNALKTKKQRKEVVEEESATEGLWVKWLLSTMAI
- the KNOP1 gene encoding lysine-rich nucleolar protein 1 isoform X2, whose protein sequence is MAIVSEKAQSTYEEPTQKKKKIKRITEMKEDLHNAASYQFKHKSKKKDPIIKKEEPECDDIVAGGLSLKNKLKEEDLSGKPVVLEYYNPELNALESVRKKYKTKQAKKKKQKNISSELITEDPEEDQGIFTNKMSNNISDRMLHQFKHKSKKKDSVVKREKPECDEGLTGGLHLKNKLKEEDFSAKPVVLEYYDSVLNALESMRKKDKPKNAKKKKQKNISSELITEDHEDDQEIFTNKISKVILKKEGERAVAKGHEPVQLIKSKKDKETKKKKMKTKKKEKLCQDEEGKCSSLTEISERMTVDQAQDSEMKCVKKKSKKAAGSRDGMATSDGVLGANNQMDEGKEMRHKKRKRRVTDELGKCSSLKEISERMTVDQAQDSEMKCDKKKSKKTAGSRDGMATSDGVLGANNQTDEGKEMRHKKRKRRVTDELGKCSSLKEISERMTVDQAQDSEMKCDKKKSKKAAGSRDGMATSDGVLGANNQKDEGKEMRHKKRKRHVINEAGKCSSLKEISERMTVNQAQDSEIKCGKKAAGSRDGMAISDGILGANNQTDEGKEMRHKKRKRRVTDIMDETNALKTKKQRKEVVEEESATEGLEHPVSPPDVCRLS